A window of Lodderomyces elongisporus chromosome 8, complete sequence genomic DNA:
TCCAAACTATTAGTTACAGTATCAATGATACCTTCAATAATTTTGCTCAGAGTCCTTCTAACTGTACCTTGGTTTTCCGCCCCGGTAACACTATTCATAATTGTATCAAGAATACTTGTTGCGGTAGCCATTGCTACTACTTCCAGACTCTGTTCGGAGTTATTTGCTCTGTCTTTATTCCCTCCAAATAACCAGCCAAAGATATTGAAGATCTTGAATAAGCTCCAGAACAATATCCTCAATGGTCGTCTCAACACTCTTCGGTAGATCACCCAACAGCAACaggccaaaaaaaatcccATTGCCAAATATATCCTTTGTCGGTCTGACTTGTCCtgtttttcaataaatTTGACAATCCCCTTGGACTTCCCCAAAAGGTCTCCAAATTTTATAAAGCTTTCATTTAGTCTAGCAAGGTCCTTTGACTGCTGATCAATACTATCTATGTTGAGTTCCGATTGGAGAACAGAGGTGAGAAGAAGCGAGCGGGATGCTTGAAGAGATGAAGTTATCTTGGTATTTTGCGCATTGATTTGTGCATTGATTGATGTTGGATTTGCAtttgtattatttttatttgatcGGTTGGCAAAGAGTTGAGCCTTGGCTTTGTCCAAAGATTGAGCGCTTTTGCCATTTGTAACTCCACGTGCGTTAGAAAACTGATTATCTTCTCCATGGTCTTGATCCCGTTCTTGGTCTCGTATTTCCTCTTGTGATGTAGACGGAAGAAGATCAAACTTGACTAGTCTATCTTGATGCAATTTTTCTTGCCTTGTATcattaataaataattcCATGTCTCGTAGTTTGGCTTTGAGAGATTCATATTTGAGTTCATAGATTTGTAGACCTGAATTGACCAGCATTGGTCTCCCATACGtgtgttcttgttgttccaATTGTTGCTGGAGGTGAAGTATACGCAAGTAATCTTTGTATGTCAACAAATTATGACTGATTTGGCTGAAAATTGAATCATACGAATCTCTAAATTCATCATCCGGTAGATCAATGGTTTGGACTAAAGAGTCCAAATTGCCAAATATAGTCAATTGCAATTGACCCAACCTTTCATATAAGCTCATGACTGGATTCGAAACGTGCTAATATGGAACTAATAATgagttgaaagaaaaacgcTGATAAACCCTTACAATACTTCTCCAcaatttgctttttgttcctaattttttttaactttaaatcttttgttttcgtgTTTTGTTCGTTATTCGTTgtttgttgtcgttgtccGATTTGAAATTTGGGTATTGTTGTGTTTTATAGTTTCTCAGTATAgattttttccttcttttacaGCCTTTCAGTCTCTTTATAACAAAcctacaaatacaaatacaaacacacacacaatcGTAGACGCTCAGTCTCTCAGTCTCTCTCAGTCTCTCTcagtctctctctctctgctACATTCTTACATTCTTTCTCACCCATTTTTAATGATTGccaaatttttgaaaactaAATATTTTTGCAATCATTCAGCAACAATTTTAATTTACCAAATTAGATCCAAAAGATCAATCCGAACCAAGGCGTCCCACATTTCAACAAtgaccaaaaagaaaggcaCAAAAAAATCGATGGACCCATCGCTACTCACCCCCGAATACATTGCAGAACAGCGACGATTAAGGGAAGAGCGTAAGGCTAAAgaacgaaaagaaaaagaagctCACGGTGTATTCGATGGCCCCGAGCCACAAGAGAAGTTCATTAAACGGCCATTCTTAGCACTACCCAATGAAGTAGGTAATGGCAATGATGAGGTTGGCGAGACTCCAAAATTGAGTGTTAAGATAATGAGCTATAACATCCTTGCTCAATGTCTTATTCGAAGATCCTTATTTCCCACCAATGGCAAAATCCTCAAATGGTACATCCGAAAAGAGATATTATTGGCAGAGTTGCGATGGTATGATCCAGATATTTTATGTTTACAAGAATGTGACAAGTTGCAATTCCATAATTTTTGGCAAAGCGAATTAGCCAAGCTGGGCTACGAATGTAAATTCCATAGATACAATACTAAAAACCACGGTCTTGTTATTGCTTACAAAAccgaaatttttttaatcaagCATCAAAGCTTTATAAAATATGATCAAGATGTTAAACCATTGAAAGCTAATTGTAAAGCAGGCGAAGCCAGCGAAGTAAACCAAGAT
This region includes:
- the SEC20 gene encoding Protein transport protein sec20, yielding MSLYERLGQLQLTIFGNLDSLVQTIDLPDDEFRDSYDSIFSQISHNLLTYKDYLRILHLQQQLEQQEHTYGRPMSVNSGLQIYELKYESLKAKLRDMELFINDTRQEKLHQDRLVKFDLLPSTSQEEIRDQERDQDHGEDNQFSNARGVTNGKSAQSLDKAKAQLFANRSNKNNTNANPTSINAQINAQNTKITSSLQASRSLLLTSVLQSELNIDSIDQQSKDLARLNESFIKFGDLLGKSKGIVKFIEKQDKSDRQRIYLAMGFFLACCCWVIYRRVLRRPLRILFWSLFKIFNIFGWLFGGNKDRANNSEQSSEVVAMATATSILDTIMNSVTGAENQGTVRRTSSKIIEGIIDTVTNSLDHSHDHSHSQITEIVQSLSTGETGLPSDISLERFKSPVTITKNSLNEVTSSVISSLSVSSITSIIERLVDEL